A region of Sulfurimonas sp. DNA encodes the following proteins:
- a CDS encoding phosphoribosyltransferase: MKKYKHILKNREDAAEQLIDILPMQKLKDESWKMVAVSSGGLELAHFIRKKLPNKIDFLFSESIMAPNNDTCEVARVSEREEIVINEKLVKAFDIGYDYIYGEAHRKHEEQILSYVYQYRKGRPFLSVKDEIVILVDEGSETGLKLMTALKTVLAMKPKAVYIAVAVLPKDTLDLLEAYADEIFFLHDIGDYVETTLYYEELPIVDEEKLEKYLEEEK, translated from the coding sequence ATGAAAAAGTACAAACATATACTTAAAAATAGAGAAGATGCAGCAGAACAATTAATAGACATATTGCCAATGCAAAAACTCAAAGATGAATCATGGAAAATGGTAGCTGTTTCAAGTGGTGGTTTAGAGTTAGCTCACTTTATAAGAAAAAAACTTCCTAATAAGATAGACTTTCTTTTCTCAGAGTCTATAATGGCTCCAAATAATGATACTTGTGAAGTTGCTAGAGTAAGTGAAAGAGAAGAGATAGTCATAAATGAGAAGTTAGTAAAGGCATTTGATATAGGATATGATTATATTTATGGCGAAGCTCATAGAAAACATGAAGAACAAATTTTAAGTTATGTTTATCAGTATAGAAAAGGAAGACCTTTTCTATCTGTTAAAGATGAAATAGTAATACTAGTAGATGAAGGAAGTGAAACAGGTCTCAAACTGATGACAGCATTAAAAACAGTTTTGGCAATGAAGCCAAAAGCGGTCTATATAGCTGTTGCTGTTTTACCCAAGGATACACTTGATTTATTAGAAGCGTATGCTGATGAAATATTCTTTTTACACGATATAGGTGATTATGTAGAAACAACACTTTATTACGAAGAATTGCCTATTGTTGATGAAGAAAAATTAGAAAAATACTTAGAGGAAGAAAAATGA
- a CDS encoding polyribonucleotide nucleotidyltransferase: MKYDVNLELENRVEDYSFGDVAKQANGAVWLKSGDSVILATIVIDETEIVKEDFLPLTVQYIEKTYAAGKIPGGFFKRETKPSDFETLTSRIVDRSLRPLFPKGFGHPTQITIMVFSAGSDADLQVLALNAASAALYISDIDINTSVSAVRAAKVDGELVLNPTLSQLKNSTLDLYLSGTKEDLLMIEMRSLSSKEVEIQDNFVLDPMIDPVLSVPSISVHTSNALAEDELIGIFEKTQELLFETNSKYEDAFTPHKKETPQLEYKAHLINEDMVLYVRDNHLADIADAMNQMAKSERSTALRQLRKKIIVLKDDWDELELKDAIEKVKKEQVRSQILNERVRADGRSLTEIRPITIDTNILPKAHSSCLFTRGQTQALVVLTMGNSKDAQMFESLTDNGTQNENFMVHYNFPGFSVGEASPILGTKRRELGHGNLAKRALEPIVDLDGQTVRIVSEILESNGSSSMATVCGGYMALKAADIDTNEIVAGIAMGMVSDGDKYAILSDIMGLEDHDGDMDFKVTGSKDGITAMQMDIKLGGISLDILKEALYQAKEGRSHIIDIMLDAESKIEFNDGVLPSTDFFHIDPSVIGEVIGQAGKVIREIIEKFEVAIDIDKKDGKVKVTGKNKTGVSGAREHIEGIANAPKIEKIKYQVGDKYEGTVKKIVDFGAFIGLPDGTDGLLHISKISDQRVEKVSDVLSEGEKLTVEILEFKGNKISLGRA, translated from the coding sequence ATGAAATATGATGTAAATTTAGAGTTAGAAAATAGAGTAGAAGATTACTCGTTTGGTGATGTTGCAAAACAAGCAAATGGTGCCGTTTGGCTAAAGTCTGGTGATAGTGTTATTTTAGCAACGATTGTTATTGATGAAACAGAAATTGTTAAAGAAGATTTTTTACCCTTAACAGTCCAGTATATAGAAAAAACATATGCCGCAGGTAAAATTCCTGGAGGTTTTTTTAAAAGAGAAACAAAACCAAGTGATTTTGAAACTTTAACATCTCGTATAGTTGACCGTTCACTTCGTCCTCTCTTCCCAAAAGGTTTTGGGCATCCAACTCAAATAACTATAATGGTATTTAGTGCAGGTTCAGATGCTGATTTACAAGTTTTAGCATTAAATGCAGCATCTGCCGCTCTTTATATTTCAGATATAGATATAAATACCTCAGTGAGTGCAGTCCGTGCTGCAAAAGTAGATGGAGAGTTAGTCTTAAATCCAACTCTATCTCAGCTTAAAAACTCAACTCTAGATTTATATCTTTCAGGTACAAAAGAAGATCTGTTAATGATAGAGATGCGTTCTTTATCTTCAAAGGAAGTAGAAATCCAAGATAACTTTGTACTTGATCCTATGATAGACCCAGTTTTAAGTGTACCGAGTATATCTGTTCATACTTCAAATGCTTTAGCAGAAGATGAACTAATAGGTATATTTGAAAAAACACAAGAACTTCTTTTTGAAACAAACTCTAAATATGAAGATGCATTTACTCCGCATAAAAAAGAAACACCACAGCTTGAGTATAAAGCACATTTAATTAATGAAGATATGGTTTTATATGTAAGGGATAATCATTTAGCAGATATAGCCGATGCTATGAACCAAATGGCTAAAAGTGAACGCTCAACAGCACTTAGACAACTTAGAAAGAAAATCATTGTTCTTAAAGACGACTGGGATGAGTTAGAACTTAAAGATGCGATAGAAAAAGTAAAAAAAGAGCAAGTTCGTTCTCAAATCTTAAATGAGAGAGTCCGTGCAGATGGAAGAAGTTTAACAGAAATTAGACCAATAACCATAGATACAAATATTTTACCAAAAGCTCACTCATCATGTTTATTCACTCGTGGACAAACTCAAGCTTTAGTAGTTTTAACTATGGGTAATTCAAAAGATGCACAAATGTTTGAAAGCCTTACTGACAATGGAACTCAAAACGAAAACTTTATGGTTCATTATAACTTCCCAGGTTTTAGTGTAGGAGAAGCTTCTCCAATTCTTGGAACAAAAAGAAGAGAGTTAGGACATGGAAATTTAGCTAAAAGAGCATTAGAACCAATCGTTGACTTAGATGGACAAACAGTTCGTATAGTTTCTGAAATCTTAGAGTCAAATGGTTCATCTTCAATGGCAACAGTTTGTGGTGGTTATATGGCTCTAAAAGCGGCAGATATAGACACAAACGAGATTGTTGCAGGTATTGCTATGGGTATGGTTAGTGATGGTGATAAGTATGCTATTCTTTCGGATATAATGGGACTTGAAGATCATGATGGAGATATGGACTTTAAAGTAACAGGTTCTAAAGATGGAATCACTGCAATGCAGATGGATATTAAACTTGGTGGAATTTCTTTAGATATTTTAAAAGAAGCACTTTATCAAGCAAAAGAAGGTAGAAGTCATATAATCGACATAATGCTAGATGCTGAGTCTAAAATAGAGTTTAACGATGGAGTTTTACCAAGTACAGACTTTTTTCATATAGACCCAAGTGTAATTGGTGAAGTTATTGGTCAAGCTGGTAAAGTTATTCGTGAAATAATTGAAAAGTTTGAAGTGGCTATTGATATTGATAAAAAAGATGGAAAAGTAAAAGTTACAGGTAAAAATAAAACAGGGGTATCTGGTGCTAGAGAACATATAGAAGGCATCGCAAATGCACCAAAAATTGAAAAAATTAAGTACCAAGTAGGTGATAAGTATGAAGGTACTGTAAAGAAAATTGTTGATTTCGGAGCTTTTATAGGTCTTCCTGATGGCACAGATGGGCTTCTTCATATATCTAAAATCTCTGATCAAAGAGTTGAAAAAGTAAGTGATGTTTTGAGTGAAGGTGAAAAATTAACAGTAGAAATTTTAGAATTTAAAGGTAATAAAATCTCTTTAGGTCGTGCTTAG